A genome region from Tachyglossus aculeatus isolate mTacAcu1 chromosome 1, mTacAcu1.pri, whole genome shotgun sequence includes the following:
- the NPPC gene encoding C-type natriuretic peptide, with protein MHLSHLLAWALLLLTVLALRAEAKPPAPQKLPRTPPGDEAPDPVAPVGGGKKGDKAPKGERARLLRELRLDPRARGAWARLLHDHPSARKYKGTNKKGLSKGCFGLKLDRIGSMSGLGC; from the exons ATGCACCTCTCCCACCTGCTGGCCTGGGCATTGCTGCTGCTCACCGTCCTGGCCCTCCGGGCCGAGGCCAAGCCCCCGGCTCCGCAGAAG ctcccgcGGACCCCTCCGGGCGATGAGGCGCCCGACCCGGTGGCCCCCGTTGGCGGGGGCAAGAAGGGCGACAAGGCCCCGAAGGGGGAGCGGGCCCGGCTGCTGCGGGAGCTGCGGCTggacccccgggcccggggggcctGGGCCCGCCTCCTGCACGACCACCCCAGCGCCAGGAAATACAAGGGCACCAACAAGAAGGGGCTGTCCAAGGGATGCTTCGGCCTCAAGCTCGACCGGATAGGCTCCATGAGCGGCCTGGGATGTTAA